atttccaatctttttttttacctgaagactgtgcagagttgatcacagatccacttaaggtgttcgattcgttctctgtctttgttgaacccataagttaccagataatgttccatttggtttcagtgttctacataacagcacagttggcaaaatcttagaaatgcagctcactttgatttcggctcgacgggcgacagattgttgtctaagtccattactcgtcgcttttaagattccaccgcctgtcttgttcagtatccaaatgacttgccattattgagcttcataagggtatattttgtcaaagatccactaaaacgccattcgcgttacatgactttcgacgccgttgccggttaagtttatcattctgtgtccaccagagaaatcgaTGCATTTCCACTACCCAGTAATGAGAAACTGCCTAGTATTTTGAAAAACCGTGCGCGGCTGCCGGGCATGTAGACACAGCGTTGCAGTATACGTAGCGTGGCGCAGGGCTACTGAAGCGTGAGTCTACCATGCTTTTGGTCGAATTTTTCTTTACAATTAAAGTTTATTTTCCGCGCAAAAATGTACTCGTGGAATACTGCCCTGTTGTTACTTGCTCCCCCGTTGCAGCCTTCCAATTCAAATCCATGCCTATACAGCAGATCGAAGGCGTCCATCTTGGATATCCCCGATAATATTATTCTGGTGCGCTTTGTTCTCCTAAAGTACCCCGGCCCCATGACATCCTCGAATACTTCTGCGAGAAGTTCTCCTTGGCCGTCTACAACCAGTTGAGGTATGTTATCAGTCACGGTAATTACACTCAGCCCATCGCTTGGCGGTGGATTTCTTCGACGATTCTCGCGGCGTGTTTGGAGAGCTTTAATGAGATCACCAACTTGATAGAAGTCTGCTTCGGCACTTAGTTGTTCAAACTCGTCGAAAGGCTGGGGAAGACAAAGTTCCCACGTACGGAGAAAGTTGAGGACATGCCGGAAGAGAGATCCGTCTCGATCAACGAAATAATTACCCTTGGAATCACAAGCAACTTCATGTATGCCACTGAACATTCTTCCCAGCAACGATTTTGGATCACGTGTAATAGTCTTCAAAGTTGTAGTGTAAACGATTCCGCCAACGTTAAGATTTAAAATTGATGGGAAACTGCCTCTTGAAGCCATGATAATTCTAGAGTTTGCTTATTCGATATTGTAATGTCGTTAGCTATGCATGTGCGAATCACGTGTATTTGGATCACGTGGATAAGTTAATTAAAAACACTGTTGCAACTTGCTCGTAAGCGTggcacagggtccagaggagtttcgtgtgaataaataaattacttAATTAAAGTCTCACCTTGAAAAATGTCTATACTTGTCGCTTAGCACGATTAATTAGCCCGATGGGATCTTTATGAATGTAAGGTAAACGATTTCTTCGCTTCTTATCTGACCCAGATCGACGTTGTtgttcgccattttgaaaatcaatAACCGCAAACCATAGCCTCCCTGGCGCACGGCACGTCGCCTGAAGGGCGACAGAGGCACGAAGTGCCTATTACGAAGTGCCGAGGAGTGCCGAGTAAACCGTAAGCCGATCTTAcgagccctcagtctcttggtttgcggtatacaaaatgtgtaacgaaactgtaacgcgatcgtcaacgcgcaaaataacccattattcaacctcgttcccagggtctactccgctttcaagatggcggggcggagaagaccctggcacacaccgttatGACACCCACGCTGATTGGTCTGAAGATAAAGACATTCTTACAATAGTCGTGATTGGCCGAAATTGTTTTCCTTGCAAAATGGCTGACTTGTgcagttatatttgttatttcctCTCCAATTGAAATGAAATTATCGCCGGTTAAACATTCCTCGTGTTGTTTCAACTATTCACGGCAATTAAAGGAAGAGCTGAAGTTGATGTTGGACCgtaaattaacttgaaattcctCAAGGCTCACTACTATAGATCCGATTTATTCGGCCGTCAGTTTTAATTTATTAcatgatttataattataaatgtacATGTTTTATTACTAGTACCCAAAGCCCGAAATAGTAACGGAATCCCGAATTAGTGAATGTATTAATGGTTTGCACAAGAGATGACTTTTTCACTCGTAAATTAGGTAATCTGTACCAATGTTTATACATGATTTGAGCGGttaattatatttcttttccGGGTACGATATACTGGCATTCCGACGGCATGTATAAACGAATTCCAAGTTAGGCCGTGGTCTAAGAGAATTAAATGTGTCTAGATGTACTTATAAACAGGTCAGTCTAAGTGtctaattactttttttagtttgtgttaCACCTTAACACGGTTTACTGTACATgccaatttatcataaaatttgatgtTTGACAGTCTAGTCACACCACTTAAGCCTAttatgttgaaatttaatattGCTTAACCGTTTCTGTACATAGGTTCTaagcttacaaaaataaatcaggtacaaatacaggaacaattcatttaccaagtagataaaaggagaagaaatgtaTTATAAGTGGAGAAGCTGTATTAAATCACCTGGTTTACAACATATTTTAGTCTGATGTTTGGTTCATTATTAATTTCTTAAGCCCCATATAAGTACATattttgtggcatgattatttTGGTGTACTGTGGGGAATTTTCCTAACAggtaatttctttcactttttgtccttttgttaCTCCAACTAAAAGAGCtcagttttctttcattatcaCCTTAGTATAAAGATGTGGGAGAAGAATTTTATTCACTTATTAATAACAGGACCCCAATTATAAATGTGTACTTTGCACTCACTTGGGTAGGTCTAAAAATTCAAGATCATCATTACATATTAAATTCATTCCAAATTTGAGAATCCCATATTAAACTGAAAGGGCTGGGGTAAGCTAGTGGTTCTGGTAAAGCCAGAATGAGCATACTAAAGCAACCAACATCCACAGGGTTTCCCAAATGCACAAAGTTCTGTTGAAGATGAGTTGATGATGCTTCAAGATTTGAGAAAGCTCCGTCCTTTTAGAGGGTTGTCTGGCAGATGTCATGCTCACTTTCCTGATATTGCAATCTCcactcccggggggggggggggggggggatactgccatacatacatacatacatactttatttggtGTCTTATACATTGTACATCGCGACAATCCTCcaaataaatttacaatttgATACTTTTCTAATCTTAAAGGTTAACTAAGTTTTTTGTCTAATCTCATAGCAGTCGTGTATATGCTTTGCAATTATTTTCTGTAACTCAACATTATTACTGGGGGGGTTTAATAGTAgcaaaaatacattttctgtCGACATTTTCACAATTGGGATTTTGAATTCTTTATATAAGCATTCAAAGAGAGATTTCCTCTTTTCTTGGTAAACTGGGCAGGAGACTAAGAAATGTTTTTATCTTCCGCTTCCCTCTTACACAAAGGGCACATTCTTTCGTTCGGTTTCTTATACGGTCTCATGTAACGCCCTGTTTCTATTGCCAATCTATGATTGCTAAGTCGCAGTTTTGTCATGGTGGTTCTGTGCCGGATGTTGGTGACCTGGTGAAGGTAATCCTCACATCTGTAATTATCTATTGTTTTGACTTTACGGCAGGTTCGCATTTTGTTGCTTTGATTGGGATCTTTCCTTATGTCATTATTCATCTCGCTCAACCACCTTTGTAGTTCAATGTCCTCTAATCTTTGTCTAATAATGCTTACAATTTTTACAtctgaaaaatgttctttttcccAAAGATTTCCTAAACCTATATGATATAaagagtttttgatttttttttcacatacctatatagcccatatatgggctatataggtatgtgccgctgtgaagggtacggttttcaagcagtttactttagcatagggtatataaatcagagcgtttgggtctagaatagggtatcatttttcacgaaactgaccagttggttgaagattttatctagactaaccTGGAAGGAAACCAgcaattgctactcaaaaatataaacaaatgaaatcggcaagtttaaattttcacgactcagccacagcgttgatagatgaccatCATAAAACACTACTGGATATTActaactgtcaagaatcgggattcagacagaaatcggtggtattcatactggttaaaattaaacaatttattgtcttgataatgcatacgtacgtgcttggcattactggacaagtataaataaataatcttttaagaaagaagtgattgtggtataaggttttgttttgctttagactgtactagtgacctcagtttctggaaaacagctactctaggataggagtgatttggagagtttactctagtatagggtagcaaaatccagctgaaactagctctggtgtaggctaagggttccagggtcccagcggcacatctccacccagaaattcctaaagtacccccctaGGGTAAGATGCCggagaattatgaaaatcaaagaaatcaAGTTTGAACCAGAATACTGGACAAAGTTTATCACGGTCCGCGTTAACTTTCCGCCATTTAAGTTCATGGCAAGAGAGCGAAGAACGAGAGCCCGGATCTCCACTACAGCCAACTTTGATGTGGGAGAGCTGTTCACTTGGCTGGAAAGGCACAAGAACCAAATTGGAAAGTCCCTTTAGCCAGTACAGTTTCATTATGTATGTTTGACAGTTGACTGTCCAGACATTTCTCACACAGCACTAGTTTTCCTCTTGCATTGTTCACTTATCAAGTTCTTGTAAACCTGAAAATAAGATTACCATGTGAAAATTACACAGGATTTGAGACAGTGtgagaagttttgaaattattgcatTCCTAACACAGTTTTAAACATATGAGAAGaagctgtgtttgaaaataatatgctaaatatatttatatttttttgttgttagaaTATCGTTCCAATAGACCACTACATGTATCACAGTGATTAAGATGATGTCCCCAGGCTCCTGAAGGCATCCTCGTCCAACAGTGATATGAGACCCTTCCACATGCTTTGTTTTGATAAGGTTGTAATAagggttcttttcagaaccaaacaccaacagttcttttcagaaccaaacacaAACAGCTCCTCTAGCCAGCACAAAGcctgaaaagttatttaaaa
The genomic region above belongs to Montipora capricornis isolate CH-2021 chromosome 8, ASM3666992v2, whole genome shotgun sequence and contains:
- the LOC138014527 gene encoding BTB/POZ domain-containing protein kctd15-like is translated as MASRGSFPSILNLNVGGIVYTTTLKTITRDPKSLLGRMFSGIHEVACDSKGNYFVDRDGSLFRHVLNFLRTWELCLPQPFDEFEQLSAEADFYQVGDLIKALQTRRENRRRNPPPSDGLSVITVTDNIPQLVVDGQGELLAEVFEDVMGPGYFRRTKRTRIILSGISKMDAFDLLYRHGFELEGCNGGASNNRAVFHEYIFARKINFNCKEKFDQKHGRLTLQ